The proteins below come from a single Jaculus jaculus isolate mJacJac1 chromosome X, mJacJac1.mat.Y.cur, whole genome shotgun sequence genomic window:
- the LOC101616930 gene encoding LOW QUALITY PROTEIN: melanoma antigen preferentially expressed in tumors-like (The sequence of the model RefSeq protein was modified relative to this genomic sequence to represent the inferred CDS: inserted 2 bases in 1 codon) produces MNMDITEPTTLLELAMQSLLSNEXLHALQEIPRGLFVPLFNAAFKGGHKEILAAMVKVWPFYCLHVGMLWLQKPYYELLKAMLEGLQVLPAQNSPSWTPNLRILDLRKNTDCRITCTEISSKSPMCIHSCVYSEHSILKMGAQHCIVNSESKTLSSRQAMELLVDLSLDGILRERGFLSLILSKVEQSLGSLHLCCRYLQIDTLSNYNDTMKFLDLVCIDHLTIDHTSLSEVNKLLCQMVHLDRLNLSNITFRSLNGKVFRTFLMQLGRMNNLKELNLSYFCLKNHLENLLRALPSALDFLYLPFCELSQRDFMYLPQCPQAKQLKLLNLSNNSMYLDDCENIQSLLDSISGTLKHLAINQCFLNDSTISVLLPALSRCSQLRVFSFISNFITMPMLMRIVQQLTALMELKYVLYPIPLHCYDQWYFHGRLDQDKLADVKAHVKMMIQAARREDMVWITYSQ; encoded by the exons ATGAATATGGACATAACAGAACCAACTACGCTGCTAGAACTTGCTATGCAGAGTCTACTGAGTAATGA CCTTCATGCGCTCCAAGAGATTCCAAGAGGACTTTTTGTCCCACTGTTTAATGCTGCCTTTAAGGGTGGGCATAAGGAGATACTGGCAGCCATGGTGAAAGTTTGGCCATTTTATTGTCTTCACGTTGGGATGTTATGGTTACAGAAACCATACTATGAACTTTTAAAAGCCATGCTTGAAGGTCTACAGGTACTTCCTGCTCAGAATTCTCCTTCTTG GACCCCTAACCTGAGGATCCTGGATTTAAGAAAGAACACTGACTGCAGGATCACGTGCACTGAAATCAGTAGCAAGTCCCCTATGTGTATTCATTCTTGTGTTTACTCTGAACATTCTATCCTGAAAATGGGAGCCCAACACTGCATTGTAAATTCAGAGTCCAAGACTCTGTCATCCAGGCAGGCCATGGAATTACTAGTGGATCTTTCCCTTGATGGTATATTGAGGGAAAgaggatttctttctttgattttgagTAAAGTTGAGCAGAGCTTAGGGTCCTTGCACCTCTGCTGCCGTTATTTGCAAATTGATACATTGTCTAACTACAACGACACCATGAAGTTTCTGGATCTGGTATGCATTGATCACCTGACAATTGATCACACTTCTCTGAGTGAGGTCAACAAACTTTTGTGTCAGATGGTCCATCTGGACAGACTTAATCTGTCTAATATCACCTTTAGATCATTGAATGGAAAAGTTTTCAGAACTTTTCTCATGCAGCTTGGGAGAATGAACAACCTCAAGGAACTGAATTTGTCATATTTCTGCTTGAAAAATCATCTAGAAAATTTGCTCAG AGCCCTGCCATCAGCACTGGATTTCCTGTATCTACCTTTCTGTGAACTTTCTCAAAGAGATTTCATGTATCTGCCCCAGTGCCCTCAAGCCAAACAGCTGAAGCTCCTGAATCTCAGTAACAACTCAATGTATTTGGATGATTGTGAGAATATTCAAAGTCTTTTGGACAGTATCTCTGGTACCCTGAAGCATCTAGCGATCAATCAATGTTTTTTAAATGACTCTACAATCTCTGTTCTCCTCCCAGCTCTAAGCCGTTGTTCCCAACTGAGGGTGTTTAGCTTTATCTCTAACTTCATTACAATGCCCATGCTCATGAGGATTGTGCAACAATTAACAGCCTTGATGGAGCTGAAATATGTGCTTTATCCTATCCCTCTACATTGCTATGACCAATGGTATTTTCATGGAAGGTTAGACCAAGATAAGCTAGCTGATGTGAAAGCACACGTGAAAATGATGATACAGGCAGCACGGAGGGAGGACATGGTATGGATCACATATTCTCAGTGA